A genomic segment from Nocardiopsis sp. Huas11 encodes:
- a CDS encoding SDR family NAD(P)-dependent oxidoreductase, which yields MRIGEATPMTEDTRLLEYLKRVTADLRRTRTELDDLRSRDAEPIAIVGMGCRLPGGADTPEALWSLLRDGVDAVGDLPTDRGWDLDSVVDRPGATRAGGFLDDVAGFDAEFFGISPREAAAMDPQQRLMLEVSWEAIERSGIDPSSLAGSATGVFTGISATDYAGGAASGALPVPEEAQGYLLTGTAPSVASGRVAYTLGLDGPALTIDTACSSSLVAVHLAVRALRRGECSMALAGGATVMTAPALFTEFARQGGLSGDGRCKSFGADADGAGFAEGAGVLVLERLADARRNGRRVLAVIRGSAINQDGASNGLTAPNGAAQVRVVRAALDDAGLSTSDVDAVEAHGTGTELGDPIEAQALIDVFGPDRGAGTVGVGSLKSNIGHTQAAAGVAGVIKMVLALEHGLLPVSLHSEAATPLVDWSSGRVRVLSEPREWPRGERTRRAGVSSFGISGTNAHVIVEEAPQDVPDEPGEAAPALTDGALPWVLSARSAPALREQAARLLGHLETTADPEPAGIARALATTRTGFAHRAVVVGSGGDTLAAGVRALSEGRSAAGVATGSAGRVASTVFVFPGQGGQWADMAHGLLGSCPVFAEAVDACEAALAPFVDWSLTAVLRGDPGAPAVVGADARVDVVQPVLWAVMVALARVWESAGVVPTAVVGHSQGEIAAACVAGALSLEDGARVVAVRSGLLRDLAGRGAMAAVAVGPDRAARMIAPWKGRIGVAAVNGPASTVLSGDDEAVAELVAACEREGVHVRRVDVDYASHSAHVERIRDDLRSALADIRPRRARVPIHSTVAASTEWEPGSVPGRERMEGTEFDADYWYRNLRHPVLLTPVIDELAGRPGAFVEISPHPVLTLAIEQTLESAERTDRAVLSTLRRGEGGPARLQTALAEAHCAGIHVDWPRVIGGAGAGRPAPALPTYPFQRRRHWLTDSRPTADPAALGVERAGHPLLGARIPVAGTGQTLFTGVLDTGRDTWLTEHTVGGRVLLPGTAVVEVLLHVGRECGCPEIADLTLTAPVEFPTAENAPGLQAQVLIDTPDAMGGRAVRLRTLVPGEQTWRLHAEGVLVPRTRHRPAPDTERGAGAVELPVEGAYELFAEHGYDYGPAFRGLRDAWEDGAGLGAEIEPGAVPRGAAQMAGPHPVLTDAGLQTLLLSHLRSNGGRDRPLPYSWSGVRLHTSETPSRLRVRAARTGPDTWAVAFTGSDGTPVMSVDSLMVRHAPATDDTSAHALFHQEWIALEWGGDGADRAPAGAWAVLGDDGPAGATRYASPDELASALESGAPVPDLLVVPAGGGPGTAPERTRAELLRVLDLVHRCLDDERLDATRIAFVTAGAVRPEETGDAGRVDVAGAAVWGLVSSAETEHPGRFLLVDSDRVDEPLIALMSQTGEPRVAVRDGRAYAPRLAETRADGDGLRLPQRRTGWRLDIRGTGSIDDLVAVPDGEQGRPLAAGEVRVAVRSAGINFRDVLMAVGMHPEPVGIGNEGAGTVLEVGPGVDDLATGDRVMGIFPGAFAPSAVVRREQVARVPEGWDDAAAAAVPAVYLTAYIALVEEAGLRSGERVLIHSAAGGVGQAAVHIAHHLGARVLATASPEKWDVLRSMGVAREHLAHSRRLDFEEDFRAGSPPVDVVLNSLTGEAIDASLRLMAPHGRFLELGHNDVRDPAGVAADHGGVEYRTFDLSTLDAQRLQRAYAVIVPLLEKGELPGVQVTRFPVERAVDAFRLMQRGGNVGKIVLDMATRFRPGGTVLVTGGTGTLGALVARHLVVRHGVTSLLLVGRRGPDAPGASALADELSALGARVRVEACDAADPKQVRALLGDLPAGHPLTAVVHAAGVVDDATVAGLGPDALERVLRPKVDGAWNLHEATADLDLDAFVLFSSAAGVFGSAGQAGYAAANAFLDALALHRRSLGLPAQSLAWGRWEGRSGMTGGLGDAETARMARSWGLEGMGDDEGCALMDAAAATGRAHLVPAAIDLPGLRARAASTGSVPALLRGLVGAPATAAQAGDSGEDPLRTAPAGRGRRALLVERIGERAAEVLGYPGGHRLEPDQDFLEAGFDSLTAVELRNRLGEATGLRLPAAVVFTHRTPRALAEHMDGELADPGGAAARAPASTSGDLVDLFQEACAAGRAEDALDLARVAARARPVLASDAAWPTAPTVLSSGPRHPVLICVPSLVMTSGSQEFARFAEAFRGRHGVRVLEMPGFLDGESLPADRTAVAQGLAAAALRAADGEPFVLVGRSSGGWAAHVAAEELCRQGRAPSRLVLLDTPLPDEPGMLPIVTEAVNERAREFGLMDTARLTAMGAYTGMFADWRPAPLPCPTTQVRPTSPIRASDGRELGRGWEWPGEHACVEVPGDHLTMLEAHAGTTADAVVGAVREVKRKRRGFGGRRWMRAARNRI from the coding sequence CAACAGCGCCTCATGCTCGAAGTGTCATGGGAGGCGATCGAGCGGTCGGGCATCGACCCCTCCTCCCTCGCAGGGAGCGCGACGGGCGTGTTCACGGGGATCAGCGCCACCGACTACGCGGGCGGCGCGGCGTCGGGTGCGCTCCCCGTCCCCGAGGAGGCGCAGGGGTACCTGCTGACGGGGACCGCCCCGAGTGTCGCCTCCGGTCGCGTGGCCTACACGCTGGGGCTGGACGGGCCCGCCCTGACCATCGACACGGCCTGCTCCTCCTCCCTGGTGGCCGTCCACCTCGCGGTGCGCGCGCTGCGCCGGGGCGAGTGCTCCATGGCCCTGGCGGGCGGCGCCACGGTGATGACGGCTCCGGCCCTGTTCACGGAGTTCGCCAGGCAGGGAGGGCTGTCCGGCGACGGGCGCTGCAAGTCGTTCGGCGCGGACGCGGACGGTGCGGGATTCGCCGAGGGCGCGGGCGTGCTGGTGTTGGAGAGGCTCGCCGACGCCCGTCGGAACGGACGCCGCGTCCTCGCGGTGATCCGGGGGAGCGCGATCAACCAGGACGGCGCCTCCAACGGGCTGACGGCTCCCAACGGGGCCGCGCAGGTGCGGGTGGTCCGGGCGGCCCTGGACGATGCCGGCCTGTCGACGAGCGATGTCGACGCGGTGGAGGCGCACGGCACGGGCACGGAACTGGGCGATCCGATCGAGGCCCAGGCCCTGATCGACGTCTTCGGGCCGGACCGGGGCGCGGGCACGGTGGGAGTCGGTTCGCTCAAGTCGAACATCGGGCACACCCAGGCCGCGGCGGGAGTGGCCGGTGTCATCAAGATGGTGTTGGCGCTGGAGCACGGGCTTCTCCCCGTGTCCCTGCACTCCGAGGCGGCCACGCCGCTGGTGGACTGGTCGTCGGGTCGGGTCCGCGTGCTCTCCGAGCCGAGGGAATGGCCTCGTGGCGAGCGCACGCGCCGCGCCGGTGTGTCCTCGTTCGGGATCAGCGGGACCAACGCCCACGTCATCGTCGAGGAGGCCCCGCAGGACGTCCCCGACGAGCCGGGGGAGGCGGCGCCCGCGCTCACGGACGGCGCCCTGCCCTGGGTCCTGTCCGCGCGTTCCGCGCCGGCCCTGAGGGAGCAGGCGGCACGCCTGCTCGGGCACCTGGAGACCACGGCCGACCCGGAACCGGCCGGTATCGCCCGGGCCCTCGCCACGACCCGGACGGGCTTCGCGCACCGGGCCGTCGTCGTCGGGTCCGGCGGCGACACCCTGGCCGCAGGGGTGCGCGCGCTGTCGGAGGGGCGCTCCGCCGCCGGCGTCGCCACGGGAAGCGCCGGCCGGGTCGCCTCCACCGTGTTCGTCTTCCCGGGCCAGGGCGGGCAGTGGGCCGACATGGCTCACGGGCTCCTGGGGTCCTGCCCCGTGTTCGCGGAAGCCGTCGACGCCTGTGAGGCGGCCCTGGCGCCGTTCGTCGACTGGTCCCTGACGGCGGTACTGCGCGGTGACCCCGGTGCTCCGGCCGTGGTCGGCGCGGACGCCCGCGTGGACGTGGTGCAACCCGTGCTGTGGGCGGTGATGGTGGCGCTCGCACGTGTGTGGGAGTCCGCGGGAGTCGTTCCGACCGCTGTGGTGGGCCACTCCCAGGGCGAGATCGCCGCCGCCTGTGTCGCGGGCGCGCTGTCGCTGGAGGACGGCGCGCGGGTCGTGGCCGTGCGCAGCGGCCTGCTGCGGGACCTGGCCGGACGCGGGGCCATGGCGGCGGTCGCCGTCGGACCCGACCGCGCGGCGCGGATGATCGCTCCCTGGAAGGGGCGGATCGGCGTGGCCGCGGTGAACGGTCCCGCGTCGACCGTCCTGTCAGGGGACGACGAGGCGGTCGCGGAACTCGTCGCCGCCTGTGAGCGGGAGGGCGTGCACGTCAGGCGGGTGGACGTGGACTACGCGTCCCACTCGGCCCACGTGGAGCGGATCCGAGACGACCTCCGGTCGGCTCTGGCGGACATCCGGCCCCGCAGGGCACGGGTGCCGATCCATTCCACGGTCGCGGCGTCCACGGAGTGGGAGCCCGGGTCCGTTCCGGGCCGTGAGCGGATGGAGGGGACCGAGTTCGACGCGGACTACTGGTACCGCAACCTCCGCCATCCGGTGCTCCTCACACCGGTGATCGACGAACTCGCCGGCCGCCCCGGAGCCTTCGTCGAGATCAGCCCGCATCCGGTGCTGACCCTGGCGATCGAGCAGACGCTGGAGTCGGCCGAGCGCACCGATCGAGCGGTGCTCTCCACGCTGCGGCGCGGCGAGGGAGGTCCCGCACGGCTCCAGACCGCGCTGGCCGAGGCCCACTGCGCCGGAATCCACGTCGACTGGCCACGGGTCATCGGCGGCGCGGGCGCCGGCCGACCCGCGCCGGCACTGCCCACCTACCCGTTCCAGCGCCGTCGCCACTGGCTGACCGACTCCCGGCCCACGGCCGATCCCGCCGCTCTGGGCGTGGAGCGGGCCGGACACCCGCTCCTCGGGGCCAGGATCCCCGTCGCCGGCACCGGACAGACCCTGTTCACCGGTGTGCTCGACACCGGCCGGGACACCTGGCTCACCGAACACACGGTCGGCGGGCGGGTGCTCCTACCCGGAACGGCGGTGGTGGAAGTGCTCCTCCACGTCGGACGCGAGTGCGGGTGCCCGGAGATCGCCGACCTCACCCTCACGGCACCGGTGGAGTTCCCGACCGCGGAGAACGCTCCCGGGCTTCAGGCCCAGGTCCTGATCGACACGCCCGACGCCATGGGAGGGCGGGCGGTCCGGCTGCGGACGCTCGTGCCCGGTGAGCAGACCTGGAGACTCCACGCGGAGGGCGTTCTCGTGCCGCGGACCCGGCACCGGCCCGCCCCCGACACGGAGCGGGGCGCCGGTGCCGTGGAACTGCCGGTCGAGGGCGCCTACGAGCTGTTCGCCGAGCACGGTTACGACTACGGTCCGGCCTTTCGCGGACTGCGCGACGCGTGGGAGGACGGGGCCGGGCTGGGGGCCGAGATCGAACCGGGAGCCGTCCCCCGTGGCGCCGCGCAGATGGCGGGCCCGCACCCCGTCCTGACCGACGCGGGACTGCAGACGCTCCTGCTGAGTCACCTGCGCTCGAACGGAGGACGGGACCGGCCACTGCCGTACTCCTGGAGCGGGGTACGCCTGCACACGTCCGAGACACCCTCCCGCCTGCGCGTTCGCGCCGCGCGGACCGGGCCCGACACGTGGGCCGTGGCGTTCACCGGATCCGACGGCACTCCGGTGATGTCCGTCGACAGCCTCATGGTGCGCCATGCCCCGGCGACGGACGACACCTCCGCCCACGCCCTCTTCCACCAGGAGTGGATCGCACTGGAGTGGGGCGGAGACGGGGCCGACCGGGCCCCAGCCGGGGCCTGGGCGGTGCTGGGCGACGACGGACCGGCGGGTGCGACCAGGTACGCCTCCCCGGACGAGCTGGCGTCGGCGCTGGAGTCCGGGGCCCCCGTTCCGGACCTGCTCGTGGTGCCGGCGGGCGGTGGCCCGGGGACCGCCCCGGAGCGCACCAGAGCCGAGCTGCTCCGTGTGCTGGACCTCGTCCACCGCTGCCTGGACGATGAGCGCCTGGACGCCACGAGGATCGCGTTCGTCACCGCCGGAGCGGTCCGACCGGAGGAGACCGGGGACGCCGGCCGGGTGGACGTGGCCGGGGCGGCGGTCTGGGGCCTGGTCTCCTCCGCGGAGACCGAGCACCCGGGGCGCTTCCTCCTCGTGGACTCCGACCGGGTCGACGAGCCGCTGATCGCGCTCATGTCGCAGACCGGCGAGCCGCGGGTGGCCGTGCGCGACGGACGCGCGTACGCTCCACGGCTGGCCGAGACCAGGGCCGACGGCGACGGCCTGAGGCTGCCGCAGCGCCGCACGGGCTGGCGTCTGGACATACGCGGGACGGGAAGCATCGACGACCTGGTCGCGGTGCCCGACGGCGAGCAGGGCAGGCCACTGGCGGCGGGGGAGGTCCGGGTCGCCGTGCGCAGCGCCGGGATCAACTTCCGCGACGTGCTGATGGCCGTCGGTATGCACCCGGAACCGGTCGGCATCGGCAACGAGGGAGCCGGGACCGTCCTGGAGGTCGGTCCGGGCGTGGACGACCTCGCGACCGGAGACCGGGTCATGGGCATCTTCCCCGGAGCCTTCGCCCCCTCCGCCGTCGTCCGGCGCGAACAGGTGGCACGGGTTCCGGAGGGATGGGACGACGCCGCGGCGGCCGCCGTTCCCGCCGTCTATCTGACCGCCTATATCGCTCTGGTGGAGGAGGCCGGCCTCCGTTCGGGCGAGCGGGTCCTCATCCACTCGGCCGCCGGCGGCGTGGGCCAGGCCGCCGTGCACATCGCCCATCACCTGGGCGCCCGCGTGCTGGCCACCGCCAGTCCGGAGAAGTGGGACGTACTGCGGTCGATGGGGGTGGCGCGCGAACACCTCGCCCACTCCCGCCGACTCGACTTCGAGGAGGACTTCCGGGCGGGTTCCCCGCCCGTGGACGTCGTTCTGAACTCGCTCACGGGAGAGGCGATCGACGCGTCCCTGCGGCTGATGGCGCCGCATGGGCGCTTCCTGGAGCTGGGGCACAACGACGTCCGTGACCCGGCCGGTGTGGCGGCCGACCACGGCGGAGTCGAGTACCGGACCTTCGACCTCTCGACGCTGGACGCGCAACGCCTGCAGCGGGCGTACGCGGTGATCGTTCCCCTTCTGGAGAAGGGGGAGCTCCCGGGTGTCCAGGTCACCCGCTTCCCCGTCGAGCGCGCCGTGGACGCCTTCCGCCTCATGCAGCGGGGCGGCAATGTCGGCAAGATCGTCCTCGACATGGCCACACGGTTCCGGCCTGGCGGCACCGTTCTCGTGACGGGGGGCACCGGGACGCTCGGCGCGCTGGTGGCACGCCATCTGGTCGTCCGGCACGGCGTCACCAGCCTGCTCCTGGTGGGACGGCGCGGGCCGGACGCTCCCGGTGCCTCGGCGCTCGCCGACGAGCTGTCCGCGCTGGGCGCGCGGGTCCGTGTCGAGGCATGCGACGCCGCCGATCCCAAGCAGGTTCGCGCGCTCCTGGGCGACCTGCCCGCGGGGCACCCGTTGACCGCGGTCGTGCACGCCGCCGGCGTGGTCGACGACGCCACCGTCGCCGGGCTCGGGCCCGACGCCCTGGAGCGGGTCCTGCGGCCCAAGGTCGACGGAGCGTGGAACCTCCACGAGGCCACGGCCGACCTCGACCTCGACGCCTTCGTGCTGTTCTCGTCCGCGGCCGGGGTGTTCGGCTCGGCCGGCCAGGCCGGCTACGCCGCGGCGAACGCGTTCCTGGACGCGCTCGCGCTCCACCGCAGGTCGCTCGGCCTGCCGGCGCAGTCGCTGGCCTGGGGCCGATGGGAGGGCAGGAGCGGTATGACCGGCGGCCTGGGGGACGCCGAGACCGCCCGCATGGCGCGCTCGTGGGGCTTGGAGGGGATGGGCGACGACGAAGGATGCGCCCTCATGGACGCCGCGGCGGCCACGGGCCGCGCGCACCTGGTCCCGGCGGCGATCGACCTTCCGGGGCTTCGCGCGCGAGCGGCCTCGACAGGTTCCGTGCCGGCTCTCCTTCGCGGACTCGTGGGCGCTCCGGCCACGGCCGCGCAGGCCGGCGACTCCGGAGAGGACCCGTTGCGCACCGCGCCGGCCGGTCGCGGGCGCCGGGCACTGCTCGTCGAACGGATCGGCGAGCGAGCGGCCGAGGTCCTGGGCTACCCCGGTGGGCACCGACTGGAGCCGGACCAGGACTTCCTGGAAGCGGGATTCGACTCCCTGACGGCCGTCGAACTCCGCAACCGCCTGGGCGAGGCCACGGGGCTCCGCCTGCCCGCCGCGGTCGTCTTCACCCATCGGACACCGCGTGCGCTGGCCGAACACATGGACGGCGAGCTGGCGGACCCGGGCGGCGCAGCGGCGCGAGCGCCTGCGTCCACCTCCGGAGACCTGGTGGACCTGTTCCAGGAGGCCTGTGCGGCGGGCCGGGCCGAGGACGCGCTCGATCTCGCCCGGGTGGCCGCCCGCGCCCGCCCGGTCCTGGCCTCCGACGCCGCCTGGCCGACCGCACCGACCGTGCTCTCCTCGGGACCCCGGCATCCGGTGCTGATCTGTGTCCCCTCACTGGTGATGACCTCGGGGAGCCAGGAGTTCGCCCGGTTCGCCGAGGCGTTCCGGGGCCGGCACGGCGTCCGTGTCCTGGAGATGCCGGGATTCCTCGATGGCGAGTCGCTGCCCGCCGATCGGACGGCGGTCGCCCAGGGACTCGCCGCCGCCGCTCTCCGCGCGGCGGACGGGGAACCGTTCGTCCTGGTGGGGCGATCCTCAGGCGGGTGGGCGGCGCACGTCGCGGCGGAGGAGCTGTGCCGTCAGGGCCGAGCACCGTCGAGGCTGGTGCTGCTCGACACACCCCTGCCGGACGAGCCGGGCATGCTGCCGATCGTCACGGAGGCGGTGAACGAGCGCGCGCGGGAGTTCGGGTTGATGGACACGGCCCGGCTCACGGCGATGGGCGCCTACACGGGCATGTTCGCCGACTGGCGTCCGGCGCCGCTGCCCTGTCCGACCACGCAGGTCCGGCCGACCAGCCCGATCCGCGCGTCGGACGGGCGGGAACTGGGGCGCGGCTGGGAGTGGCCGGGCGAGCACGCGTGCGTCGAGGTTCCCGGTGACCACCTCACCATGCTGGAGGCGCACGCGGGCACCACGGCGGACGCGGTTGTGGGCGCCGTGCGCGAAGTGAAGCGCAAGAGGCGGGGCTTCGGTGGCCGGCGCTGGATGCGCGCGGCGAGGAACCGGATCTGA